One window of Catonella massiliensis genomic DNA carries:
- a CDS encoding right-handed parallel beta-helix repeat-containing protein — MKIKNILLCGGIILMAALCVGKTDSVKAAVVVEASGVDDTANIQQELDTMGVAILKKGSTYRLNKSIILRDNMTIKAEGATIICERPIAYNIPETTNYSALSNVTIIGGTWKSEYSGYTGSSFKFTHASNITLKNMKIRAANAVGHSLEFVACRNVTIIKCDIACIGESDSKTEEAVQLDIASSVTAPYLKSVPFRTDLTEELWNHAGCRNVTIKDCKITGNRGVVANYTAKDGNSVETIHDNIVLKNNEITGLKGEGVVLFNTKNASVVNNKIKSLRKGKADAYTVGLHVANFSKNKDMNNSVITLSRNTVYGGRQAIMFYSHSGVKYGVVTISGNKLFCKAGKKNAVYANHKSANLLTVSSNTAKTYKDK, encoded by the coding sequence GTGAAAATTAAAAATATATTGCTTTGTGGTGGAATTATACTTATGGCGGCTTTATGCGTTGGTAAGACAGATAGCGTAAAGGCGGCAGTGGTAGTTGAAGCAAGTGGAGTAGATGACACTGCAAATATTCAGCAGGAACTTGATACAATGGGAGTTGCTATACTAAAAAAAGGTTCTACTTACAGACTTAATAAATCCATTATATTAAGAGATAATATGACTATAAAGGCAGAAGGTGCGACTATAATCTGTGAAAGACCTATTGCTTACAATATCCCTGAAACAACCAATTATAGTGCATTGTCAAATGTAACCATAATTGGTGGAACCTGGAAGTCTGAATACAGTGGTTATACCGGATCATCATTTAAGTTCACTCACGCAAGCAATATAACACTTAAAAATATGAAAATCAGAGCAGCTAATGCAGTGGGGCACAGTTTAGAATTTGTAGCCTGCCGGAATGTAACCATAATTAAGTGCGACATTGCCTGCATTGGTGAGTCGGATTCTAAGACGGAAGAAGCTGTTCAGCTTGACATTGCCTCATCAGTCACAGCCCCTTACTTAAAAAGTGTTCCATTTAGAACTGATTTAACTGAGGAACTTTGGAATCATGCAGGTTGCAGAAATGTTACAATCAAGGATTGTAAAATAACGGGGAATAGAGGAGTGGTTGCGAACTATACTGCAAAAGATGGTAATTCAGTTGAAACCATTCACGATAATATTGTGCTTAAAAACAATGAAATCACCGGTCTTAAGGGTGAGGGAGTTGTACTTTTCAATACTAAGAATGCTTCAGTTGTAAATAATAAAATCAAGAGCCTTAGAAAGGGTAAGGCAGATGCTTATACTGTTGGCTTACATGTAGCTAATTTTTCAAAGAACAAAGACATGAACAATTCCGTTATTACTCTTAGCAGAAATACTGTATACGGTGGAAGACAGGCAATTATGTTTTATTCTCATTCAGGTGTTAAGTATGGTGTGGTTACCATAAGTGGCAACAAGCTTTTCTGTAAAGCAGGAAAGAAGAACGCGGTATATGCTAATCACAAGAGTGCCAACCTCTTAACTGTGTCTTCAAATACAGCTAAGACTTATAAGGATAAATAA
- a CDS encoding IspD/TarI family cytidylyltransferase, which translates to MVFAVICAGGIGSRMGNAEKPKQYLNVGGKPIILHTIEKFVVNEEFEKIIVLVPESWISYTKDIINKHLQGIEKVEVMAGGSDRNSTIMNAINYIEEKFTLDDDTIIVTHDAVRPFVTHRIIMDNIEAAVKVGACDTVIPATDTIVESLDGEKISSIPDRSKVYQGQTPQSFRAKRLKELYSSLTDEEKAILTDAAKIYLLKGEAVHLVRGEVFNIKITYPYDLTVAETLINTDRE; encoded by the coding sequence ATGGTATTTGCAGTTATTTGTGCAGGTGGTATAGGCAGTAGAATGGGAAATGCTGAGAAGCCAAAACAGTATCTTAATGTAGGCGGCAAGCCGATTATCCTACATACTATTGAGAAGTTTGTGGTAAATGAGGAGTTTGAAAAGATTATAGTTCTTGTTCCTGAAAGCTGGATAAGCTATACAAAGGATATAATCAACAAGCATCTTCAGGGGATTGAGAAGGTTGAGGTTATGGCAGGAGGAAGTGACAGAAATTCAACTATCATGAATGCCATTAACTACATAGAAGAGAAGTTTACTCTTGATGATGATACCATCATTGTAACTCATGATGCGGTTAGACCTTTTGTTACACACAGAATAATTATGGATAATATAGAGGCGGCAGTTAAGGTAGGTGCCTGCGATACAGTTATCCCTGCTACAGATACAATAGTGGAGAGCTTAGACGGAGAGAAGATAAGCAGCATACCTGACCGCTCTAAGGTGTATCAGGGACAGACTCCTCAGAGCTTTAGGGCGAAGCGCCTAAAGGAGCTTTACTCATCACTTACAGATGAGGAAAAGGCTATACTAACTGATGCAGCCAAAATTTACCTCCTTAAGGGTGAGGCTGTGCATCTTGTAAGGGGAGAAGTGTTTAATATCAAGATTACCTATCCTTATGATCTAACAGTAGCTGAAACTTTGATTAACACAGACAGGGAGTAA
- a CDS encoding alcohol dehydrogenase catalytic domain-containing protein — MLNTVYRLVAPRRFEVAFSDIQLFKENQVIVRPQFLSICHADQRYYQGLRPAAILSKKLPMALIHESIGVVVQSCSDKVKVGDKVVMIPNTPVEKDEYIAENYLRSSKFRASGFDGFMQDLVALDADRVVKVPEGIDNHVAAFIELMSVSVHAILRFKNFSHGRRDNIAIFGDGNLGFITGIFLKSMLPDSKLTIFGVNDDKLASFSFADNTYNVAGELKNISFDHAFECVGNAASGQAIEQIIDFINPEGTISLLGVSEYPVPINTRMVLEKGLKLFGSSRSGREDFKMTVNMLSENPWMVNYLSNIINNIVPIRNMTDMNRAFELDIQKPGGKTIMEWDK; from the coding sequence ATGCTAAATACCGTATATAGATTGGTTGCACCCAGAAGGTTTGAGGTGGCATTTTCGGATATCCAGTTATTTAAGGAGAATCAGGTCATAGTAAGGCCTCAGTTTCTCTCTATCTGTCACGCAGACCAGAGATACTATCAGGGACTGCGTCCTGCGGCCATACTAAGTAAAAAGCTTCCTATGGCGCTTATACATGAGTCTATAGGCGTGGTGGTTCAGTCCTGCTCTGACAAGGTAAAAGTGGGCGACAAGGTTGTTATGATACCCAATACACCTGTGGAAAAGGACGAGTATATAGCAGAAAACTACCTTAGGAGTTCTAAGTTTAGAGCAAGTGGTTTTGATGGATTTATGCAGGACCTGGTTGCTCTTGATGCAGACAGGGTAGTAAAGGTGCCCGAAGGGATTGATAACCATGTGGCTGCATTTATTGAGTTGATGAGTGTAAGTGTGCATGCGATTCTTAGGTTTAAGAATTTCTCACATGGCAGGAGAGATAATATTGCTATCTTTGGAGACGGTAACTTAGGCTTTATTACAGGTATCTTCCTAAAGTCAATGCTGCCTGACTCAAAGCTTACAATTTTTGGCGTAAATGATGATAAGCTAGCGAGCTTTTCATTTGCAGACAACACATATAACGTGGCAGGTGAACTAAAGAACATAAGCTTTGACCATGCCTTTGAGTGCGTGGGAAATGCTGCAAGTGGACAGGCAATTGAGCAGATTATCGATTTTATTAATCCTGAAGGTACTATATCTTTACTCGGAGTATCTGAGTATCCTGTTCCTATCAATACCAGAATGGTGCTTGAAAAGGGACTTAAGCTTTTTGGAAGCAGCAGGAGCGGGCGCGAGGACTTCAAGATGACTGTTAACATGCTTAGTGAAAATCCTTGGATGGTTAATTACTTAAGCAACATAATAAATAATATAGTGCCTATAAGGAATATGACAGACATGAATCGGGCATTTGAGCTTGATATACAAAAGCCCGGCGGAAAGACTATAATGGAATGGGATAAGTAA
- a CDS encoding CDP-glycerol glycerophosphotransferase family protein: MERFEINILKLNVTETTLNIDVKVRGKYNPEVRNPIVTIIFTSGSKYRRLPVPIKTYLPETDLKSFFILAGYSYSIKDLYIDYDKPENIEVKLELTYGGDTYTDIILDKPDELKIISSRQYLVSLANDGLSIKLIRTAGDKGSANVIPVLLNGLISFAWSFILFILAVIFMPIFTIEAILEAIGLTTTASPKKYKKIMGVIEHVRWRTELIMDRTIGLSTFKNLMTKLGFYLFKPFRLKENRITLISNRRNSISGNYESIYAELIKDKNIDIKTVLDTKESFISCFKYGYYLASSKVILIDDYIRSVYEIKKRKDNYLIQVWHACGAFKAFGFSRLSREGCWPQDSRSHRTYDYCLVSSRKVAKHYAEAFGMNVDRVIATGVPRTDIFFDEAYKREIRAKIFSAYPMLKDKKVILFAPTFRGSSKKEGHYPHYRFDYKKIFERFGDEYRIIIKHHPHVNNKLVIEDEYKDRVIDLSKNEELNELLFVTDILITDYSSVIFEAALLDIPMLFYAFDLDEYISRRGFYCEYISFIPGKLVENMDEIIDALMVGDFEADKIKEFKQDFFDDLDGKSGKRASEFIKRLMKN, translated from the coding sequence TTGGAACGCTTTGAGATAAATATACTTAAGTTGAATGTAACGGAAACTACATTAAACATAGATGTTAAGGTAAGAGGTAAATATAATCCAGAGGTCAGAAACCCTATCGTTACCATCATTTTTACCTCAGGCAGCAAATACAGAAGACTCCCCGTCCCTATAAAGACTTACCTGCCGGAAACGGACCTGAAAAGCTTCTTTATTCTGGCGGGCTACAGCTATTCCATAAAAGACTTGTACATTGACTATGATAAGCCTGAAAATATAGAAGTAAAGCTTGAACTTACCTATGGCGGTGATACATATACCGATATAATCTTAGATAAACCTGATGAATTAAAGATTATATCTTCAAGACAGTATTTGGTTTCACTCGCTAACGATGGATTAAGTATTAAGTTAATAAGGACAGCAGGTGATAAAGGTAGTGCAAATGTGATTCCTGTTTTATTAAATGGGCTGATTTCATTTGCGTGGAGCTTTATACTCTTTATTCTGGCTGTCATTTTTATGCCAATTTTTACCATCGAGGCAATTCTTGAGGCTATAGGACTTACAACAACAGCTTCTCCCAAAAAATATAAGAAAATAATGGGAGTTATAGAACATGTCAGATGGCGTACAGAGCTTATTATGGATAGAACTATAGGACTCAGTACGTTTAAGAATCTGATGACTAAGCTTGGTTTTTATCTGTTTAAGCCTTTTAGGCTAAAGGAAAACCGAATTACTCTTATATCAAACCGTAGAAATAGTATAAGCGGTAACTATGAAAGTATTTATGCAGAGCTTATCAAAGATAAAAATATTGATATAAAGACTGTGCTTGATACAAAGGAAAGCTTCATATCCTGCTTTAAGTACGGCTATTACCTTGCATCGTCAAAGGTCATTTTAATTGATGATTATATCCGTTCGGTCTATGAGATAAAAAAGCGTAAGGATAACTATCTTATACAGGTGTGGCATGCCTGTGGAGCATTCAAGGCCTTTGGTTTTAGCAGACTAAGCAGAGAAGGCTGTTGGCCACAGGATAGCCGCTCTCACAGAACCTATGATTATTGTCTGGTAAGTTCAAGGAAAGTAGCAAAGCATTATGCTGAAGCATTTGGGATGAATGTTGACAGGGTTATTGCTACAGGAGTTCCAAGAACCGATATCTTCTTTGATGAAGCCTATAAGAGGGAAATAAGAGCAAAAATATTTTCTGCATATCCTATGTTAAAAGATAAAAAGGTTATTCTTTTTGCACCTACATTTAGGGGGTCAAGTAAAAAAGAGGGCCACTATCCTCATTACCGCTTTGATTATAAGAAGATATTTGAAAGATTCGGTGATGAATACAGAATTATAATTAAGCACCATCCTCACGTAAACAATAAGCTTGTTATAGAGGATGAGTACAAGGATAGAGTGATTGACCTATCAAAGAACGAGGAGCTAAACGAGCTTTTGTTTGTCACTGATATTCTTATTACGGATTATTCATCCGTGATATTTGAGGCGGCGCTCTTAGACATACCTATGCTCTTTTATGCTTTCGATTTAGATGAGTATATATCAAGAAGAGGCTTCTACTGCGAATATATTAGCTTTATACCGGGAAAGCTTGTGGAAAACATGGATGAAATAATAGATGCACTTATGGTGGGGGACTTTGAAGCAGATAAGATAAAAGAATTTAAGCAAGACTTCTTTGATGACCTTGACGGTAAGTCCGGAAAGAGAGCATCAGAGTTCATAAAAAGACTTATGAAAAATTAG
- a CDS encoding N-acetylmuramoyl-L-alanine amidase family protein, producing the protein MNSKDKKKELRKITAAGVSIMTVALLFSSIFSGNKVERTTLWAKPFEVHDSIAAIDETHIEIENDDTALAGEFEKAEAGFVFDREKMPENYVVIPKQDSEDGLAMISDEYNYRTVYLDIRDKSKNFYSTSSVVRYNKSEKFTGEPVGQVFPPYLMAFINGEAEPSENDREAYDKYEKENKNQDESPDPVANIKIERKDKDVTRFVLTFNRLYVPELFEDDDNYYISLRRPKDVYKKILVIDLGHGGKDAGTFSGDSKVYEKDTVLKFGLKLKALFDKQDDIKVYYTRLTDTFLYRRTRIDLANGLDADFFLSIHNNNYTVMGSPVDFNAVRGTEIHYNEKIKDTKVSSKQFASLILESICSVLKTKNRGVVEGSGYYVLGHTNMPSALVEIGYLTNKDDLKIIQNNKKMTACAEAVYKAIVQAFKENEE; encoded by the coding sequence ATGAACTCGAAAGATAAGAAGAAGGAACTTAGGAAAATAACTGCGGCCGGTGTCTCGATTATGACAGTGGCTCTGTTGTTTTCCTCTATTTTTTCGGGAAACAAAGTTGAAAGAACTACTCTTTGGGCAAAGCCTTTTGAAGTACATGACAGTATCGCTGCCATTGATGAGACACATATAGAGATTGAGAATGATGATACTGCCCTGGCCGGTGAATTTGAAAAGGCAGAAGCAGGCTTTGTATTTGACAGAGAGAAGATGCCTGAGAATTATGTAGTTATACCTAAGCAGGACAGTGAGGATGGACTTGCTATGATTAGTGATGAGTATAACTATAGAACAGTGTATCTGGATATCAGGGATAAGAGCAAGAACTTTTACAGTACTTCCTCTGTTGTAAGATACAACAAATCTGAGAAATTTACCGGAGAACCTGTGGGACAGGTATTTCCTCCTTATCTTATGGCATTTATAAATGGAGAGGCAGAGCCCTCTGAAAATGATAGGGAGGCCTACGATAAGTATGAAAAAGAGAATAAAAATCAGGATGAAAGCCCAGACCCGGTAGCCAATATCAAGATTGAACGAAAGGACAAAGATGTCACCAGATTTGTACTTACTTTCAACAGGCTCTATGTACCTGAGCTTTTCGAAGATGATGATAATTACTACATTTCACTTAGAAGGCCTAAAGATGTCTACAAAAAAATACTTGTAATAGACTTAGGGCACGGCGGAAAAGACGCTGGAACATTTAGTGGTGACAGTAAGGTGTATGAAAAGGATACAGTGCTTAAGTTTGGGTTGAAATTAAAAGCTCTTTTTGATAAACAGGACGATATCAAGGTGTATTACACAAGGCTTACTGACACCTTCCTCTACAGGAGAACGAGAATTGATTTAGCAAATGGCCTGGATGCTGACTTCTTTTTAAGCATTCACAACAATAACTATACTGTAATGGGCAGTCCTGTTGACTTTAATGCTGTAAGGGGAACTGAGATTCACTATAACGAGAAGATTAAAGATACCAAGGTAAGCTCTAAGCAGTTTGCATCCCTCATCTTAGAGAGCATCTGCAGTGTACTTAAAACAAAAAACAGAGGAGTGGTGGAAGGCAGCGGGTACTATGTTTTAGGGCATACCAATATGCCATCTGCCTTGGTTGAAATAGGATATCTTACCAACAAAGACGACCTAAAGATTATACAGAATAATAAAAAAATGACCGCCTGTGCAGAAGCTGTTTACAAGGCTATAGTTCAGGCTTTTAAGGAAAATGAGGAATAA
- a CDS encoding THUMP domain-containing class I SAM-dependent RNA methyltransferase, giving the protein MTNKYELFAPCHFGLEAVLKREIIDLGYEVTEVVDGRVSFEGDEEAIARCNVFLRTTERVMLKVGSFKAVTFDELFEKTKALPWENFIPKDGKFWVKKASSIKSKLFSPSDIQRIVKKAIVDRLSGKYNILRFPEDGSEYPIRITILKDEVTVGLDTSGESLHKRGYRRLTVKAPITETLAAALISLTPWKKDRLLIDPFCGSGTIPIEAALIGLNIAPGMKRDFQAMAWDNILPKSLFKEAKKEAEDLIDRETKLSIQGYDLDTSALDAARGNLSLAGLEGNIHFQQRDMRDISSAKKYGFIITNPPYGERLEEKEAMPQLYREMGKAFQKLDEWSYYIITGFEDAPKYFGRKPDKNRKIYNGMMKTYFYSYQGAKPPRQRAGQ; this is encoded by the coding sequence TTGACAAATAAATATGAGTTGTTTGCACCCTGCCACTTTGGCTTAGAGGCAGTACTAAAAAGAGAGATAATAGATCTTGGTTATGAGGTAACCGAAGTAGTAGATGGTAGAGTTTCTTTTGAGGGAGATGAAGAGGCAATCGCCAGATGTAATGTATTTCTTAGGACTACAGAGAGGGTTATGCTTAAAGTAGGAAGCTTTAAGGCTGTTACCTTTGATGAGCTTTTTGAGAAAACTAAGGCGCTTCCTTGGGAGAATTTCATCCCAAAGGATGGTAAGTTCTGGGTAAAGAAGGCTTCTTCAATAAAGAGTAAGCTTTTTTCTCCTTCCGACATTCAGAGAATAGTAAAGAAGGCTATAGTTGACAGGCTTTCCGGAAAGTACAACATACTTAGGTTTCCTGAGGACGGAAGTGAATATCCTATTAGAATAACCATACTTAAGGATGAGGTTACTGTAGGACTTGATACGTCTGGTGAATCGCTTCATAAGAGAGGCTATAGAAGGCTTACAGTTAAAGCCCCTATCACTGAGACACTGGCAGCTGCACTTATAAGCCTTACACCTTGGAAGAAGGACAGGCTTCTCATCGATCCATTTTGTGGAAGCGGTACCATACCTATAGAGGCTGCCTTGATAGGCCTTAATATTGCACCTGGAATGAAAAGGGATTTTCAGGCTATGGCCTGGGATAATATCCTTCCAAAGAGTCTATTTAAAGAGGCCAAGAAGGAAGCAGAAGACCTTATTGACAGAGAAACAAAGCTTTCCATACAGGGCTATGATTTGGATACATCTGCACTGGATGCGGCAAGGGGGAACCTCTCCCTAGCTGGACTTGAGGGAAATATCCACTTTCAGCAGAGAGACATGAGAGATATAAGCAGTGCTAAAAAATACGGCTTTATTATAACCAATCCTCCATATGGAGAGAGGCTTGAAGAAAAAGAAGCCATGCCACAGCTTTATCGCGAGATGGGAAAGGCATTCCAAAAGCTTGATGAATGGTCATATTATATAATTACAGGCTTTGAAGATGCGCCAAAGTATTTTGGAAGGAAGCCTGATAAGAACAGAAAGATATACAATGGCATGATGAAAACCTATTTTTACTCATACCAGGGCGCAAAGCCTCCAAGACAGAGAGCAGGTCAGTAA
- a CDS encoding CDP-glycerol glycerophosphotransferase family protein, which produces MDISVKVFELFVENSSLKIGLRVRGDYDPKVRKPMVTVIFDNGKENRRIPMPIQAYYPSEDLKTFDFFAGYSYLLDQVFFKNYGNEKMRMSIEVAYGEHLFVSPVMTESSDLLIYGSEFYGVAFGKKHQDIVIKPLQGETETSIRNNIVNSIQSIVNLLWSIVLIVTAIVLIPVFVVEALLNFIYCVKPAPRNNKTGLMRILFHIKWRVSGIIRKNLSFAYLKLSLASLGFDLFKAFKVKKNRIVFISNRREAISGNYEYIYDKLIDNKKLDIRTVFDTTEGYLTCFKYGYYMATAKVLLVDDYIELIYKLPRREDNYLIQVWHACGAFKTFGFSRLGRPGGQKQKNNAHRNYDFCTVSSSEICKYYAEGFGLSLEKVVPTGVPRTDVFFSKEYKEKARSEIYSKYPELKDKKVILFAPTFRGNGKKSGFYPENRFDFIKLYEHFKGEYVIIIKHHPFVNNRVEIPAEYEGKIIDMSENEELNELLFITDILITDYSSVVFEASLLDIPMLFYSFDLQNYIATRGFYYEYDSFVPGKIVYNMDSLIEAIDKKDFESEKIDAFKHKFFDELDGKAGQRVADLVVSLLDK; this is translated from the coding sequence GTGGATATAAGTGTTAAAGTATTTGAGTTATTTGTTGAGAATTCAAGTCTTAAGATAGGACTTAGAGTTAGAGGGGACTATGATCCTAAGGTTAGGAAGCCTATGGTTACAGTCATATTTGACAATGGAAAGGAAAACAGAAGGATTCCAATGCCTATTCAGGCTTATTACCCAAGTGAAGACTTAAAGACCTTTGACTTTTTTGCAGGCTACTCTTATCTTTTAGATCAGGTGTTTTTTAAAAACTATGGTAATGAAAAAATGAGGATGAGCATCGAAGTAGCTTATGGTGAACACCTCTTTGTAAGCCCTGTTATGACTGAATCCAGCGATTTGCTTATCTATGGTTCCGAGTTTTATGGTGTAGCCTTTGGTAAGAAACACCAAGACATAGTGATTAAGCCTCTTCAGGGGGAGACAGAAACCAGCATAAGAAATAACATCGTTAATTCTATTCAAAGTATAGTAAACCTGCTTTGGAGCATTGTACTTATTGTAACGGCGATTGTACTTATACCTGTATTTGTTGTTGAAGCACTGCTTAACTTTATATACTGTGTAAAGCCTGCACCAAGAAACAACAAAACCGGTCTTATGAGAATCCTCTTTCATATAAAGTGGAGGGTGAGCGGCATAATTAGAAAGAATCTAAGCTTTGCGTACTTAAAGCTTAGTCTTGCAAGCCTCGGATTTGATTTGTTTAAGGCATTTAAGGTGAAAAAGAACAGAATAGTATTTATCTCAAATAGAAGGGAAGCCATAAGCGGAAACTACGAATATATCTATGATAAATTAATAGACAATAAAAAACTTGACATAAGAACCGTATTTGATACTACGGAGGGTTATTTAACCTGCTTTAAGTATGGTTATTATATGGCTACTGCCAAAGTGCTTTTAGTAGATGATTACATAGAGCTTATATACAAGCTTCCAAGAAGAGAAGACAACTATCTCATACAGGTGTGGCATGCCTGCGGTGCGTTTAAGACATTTGGTTTTAGCAGACTTGGAAGACCGGGTGGGCAGAAGCAGAAGAACAATGCGCATAGAAACTATGATTTCTGTACAGTTAGTTCTTCGGAGATATGCAAGTACTATGCGGAAGGATTTGGGCTATCCCTTGAAAAGGTGGTTCCTACCGGGGTTCCAAGAACTGACGTCTTCTTTAGCAAGGAATATAAAGAAAAGGCAAGAAGTGAAATCTATAGTAAATACCCTGAACTAAAGGATAAAAAGGTAATTCTTTTTGCCCCTACCTTTAGAGGGAATGGTAAAAAATCAGGATTTTATCCTGAGAACCGTTTTGACTTTATAAAATTATATGAGCATTTTAAAGGAGAATATGTTATTATAATTAAGCATCATCCTTTTGTGAATAACAGAGTGGAGATTCCTGCGGAATATGAAGGTAAAATCATTGACATGTCAGAAAATGAAGAGTTAAATGAACTTTTATTCATCACTGATATTCTAATCACTGATTATTCATCAGTGGTATTTGAAGCGAGCCTCCTTGATATTCCGATGTTGTTTTATTCTTTTGATTTGCAGAATTATATTGCAACCAGAGGATTTTATTATGAATACGACTCCTTTGTACCCGGCAAGATAGTCTACAATATGGATTCGCTCATTGAAGCCATAGACAAGAAGGACTTTGAGAGCGAGAAGATAGATGCATTTAAGCACAAGTTCTTTGATGAGTTAGACGGTAAGGCGGGGCAGAGAGTAGCCGATTTAGTTGTTAGTTTACTTGATAAATAG
- a CDS encoding XTP/dITP diphosphatase — translation MDKIVFATTNEGKVKEIKEILGDFPIEVVSMKEMGITADIEENGTTFEENSLIKARALAKLTGLPALADDSGLEVDYLNGEPGIYSARYLGRDTDYDYKNNYIIDKLSGAKGEDRSARFVCVISLVLPDGREFVERGVVEGLIGYEQKGENGFGYDPIFYLPEYEKTSAELPPWEKNKISHRGKALTAMKKLIVTLD, via the coding sequence ATGGATAAAATAGTTTTTGCAACTACCAATGAAGGCAAGGTTAAGGAAATAAAAGAGATACTAGGGGATTTCCCCATTGAAGTAGTGTCTATGAAGGAAATGGGCATAACAGCAGACATTGAAGAAAATGGTACAACCTTTGAAGAGAATTCACTTATCAAGGCAAGGGCTTTAGCGAAGCTTACCGGACTTCCTGCACTTGCCGATGATTCGGGACTTGAAGTAGATTACTTAAACGGTGAGCCGGGTATATATTCGGCCAGATATCTGGGCAGAGATACAGACTATGATTATAAGAATAATTATATCATAGACAAGCTAAGTGGGGCAAAGGGCGAAGATAGAAGTGCCAGGTTTGTATGCGTTATCTCTTTAGTGCTTCCTGATGGCAGGGAGTTTGTAGAAAGAGGAGTTGTTGAAGGTCTGATAGGCTATGAGCAAAAAGGAGAAAACGGCTTTGGATATGACCCTATCTTTTATTTACCTGAATACGAAAAGACCTCGGCAGAACTCCCTCCTTGGGAAAAGAATAAGATAAGCCACAGAGGAAAGGCTCTTACTGCTATGAAGAAGCTGATTGTGACTTTGGATTGA